tcagtcccctctctctcagggtgatatctgtacactgactggtgtctctcagtccctctctctcagggtgatatctgtacactgactggtgtctctcagtccctcctctctcagggtgatatctgtacactgactggtgtctctcagtccctctctcagggtgatatctgtacactgactggtgtctctcagtcccctctctctcagggtgatatctgtacactgactggtgtctctcagtccctctctctcagggtgatatctgtacactgactggtgtctctcagtccctctctctcagggtgatatctgtacactgactggtgtctctcagtccctctctctcagggtgatatctgtacactgactggtgtctctcagtccctctctctcagggtgatatctgtacactgactggtgtctctcagtccctctctctcagggtgatatctgtacactgactggtgtctctcagtccctctctctcagggtgatatctgtacactgactggtgtctctcagtccctctctctcagggtgatatctgtacactgactggtgtctctcagtcccctctctctcagggtgatatctgtacactgactggtgtctctcagtcctctctctcagggtgatatctgtacactgactggtgtctctcagtccctctctctcagggtgatatctgtacactgactggtgtctctcagtccctctctctcagggtgatatctgtacactgactggtgtctctcagtctctctctctcagggtgatatctgtacactgactggtgtctctcagtccctctctgtcaggatgatatctgtacactgactggtgtctctcagtccctctctgtcaggatgatatctgtacactgactggtgtctctcagtccctctctctcagggtgatatctgtacactgactggtgtctctcagtccctctctctcagggtgatatctgtacactgactggtgtctctcagtccctctctctcagggtgatatctgtacactgactggtgtctctcagtccctctctctcagggtgatatctgtacactgactggtgtctctcagtccctctctctcagggtgatatctgtacactgactggtgtctctcagtccctctctgtcaggatgatatctgtacactgactggtgtctctcagtccctctctctcagggtgatatctgtacactgactggtgtctctcagtcccttctctctcagggtgatatctgtacactgactggtgtctctcagtccctctctctcagggtgatatctgtacactgactggtgtctctcagtccctctctgtcaggatgatatctgtacactgactggtgtctctcagttgccccCGAGGACTGTTTCAGTGATTGACCAGACCTGTTGTGAAATAATTTGTCTTCAAGACTTTGTTTGATGGTTAAAGAGGTTTAATTTTGATTTTTCCGTGCTGTTTTATGACTCAGATTTGTTACAGAACTTCACGAAACTTCAGTGAActttctgccatctctctctcGTAATGTTCAACGAAAGCTTCATTCTGAGCGATGGTAAAATGATTTTTCCAGTCTCCAACCTCAcctgggaaagagcgagagagacagagtgagagagagacagagtgagagagagacagagacaaagagcgagagagagagacagagagagcgagagagagagacagagagaggcagagagagagcgagagaggcagagagagagcgagagcgacagagagacagtgagcgagagtgatagagagtgtgtgagagagacagatagagacagtgacagagagaaagagagacaatgtAAGTACAGTTAAAGAGGTAGATGCCTGTGGAACTAACctcatcccctcccttcccctcgccctgtatctaaggagccttggtgcatagctgcagtgcatcttgtagatggtacacattgctgtcactgtgtgtcggtggtggagggagtgaatgtttgtggatggggtgccaatcaagcaggctgctttgtcctggatggtgtcgagcttcctgagtgttgttggagctgcacccatccaggcaagtggagagtattccatcacactcctgacttgtgccttgtagatggtggacaggctttggggagtcaggaggtgagttactcaccacagaattcccagcctctgacctgctcttgtagtcacagtatttatatggctactccagttcagtttctggtcaatggtaacccccaggatgttgatagtgggggattcagcgatggtaatgccattgaatgtcaaggggagatggttagattctctcttgttggagatggtcattgcctggtacttgtgcggCACGAATGCCCACCTCCCCTTTTCCCTGTAAATTTTCCCCCTTTCCAGTATTTCTCCGATTTCCCCCTTTttaaagtcactattgaatctccttcctcctccctttcaggtGGCTTGTTACTCCACACCTCCCTGTATTAAACTGTATTTGccccctgcctgcccattccaccagtctctaCACCCTCCTGAAATCAGGATAATTTAACACAGGCTAATCCCAGCCTACTGCAAAAGTCCTGGGACCTGGGCCCTTGGAGTCCCATGACCAGGCCCCAAAGGGGCAAAAGATCGGTGTCTCACCCACTGAGCCCCTCATTTGCACCCCATAGAGAGAGGAGTCTTTTGTCCCCGCTGTCTAGAGACACACTTCACCCTCCAACCctcccctccccgcaccccccataGGCTGCTGCGGGTGAGCGGTCAGTCCCCAGGCCTCTGACCCTTGACCCTTCGAACGTACCCTTGCGCATGAACCTGGAGATGGTCTGATCCATCACGGTCAGGGGGACGGTGCTGTAGTTGGCCATTGGGTTGTCCTTCATGGCACTGAAAGAGGACAGGTGAACAATCTTCTCAACGACATCCTCTTCCAGAACCTTCTCCATGAATTTGGCCACCTTCAGGATTTCCCGTCTGGGGTTCTAGGGTGAGAATGGCCAAGCGTTAGAGAACGGCGAATCtgtgtggaggtggggggggggggggggggcgggcggtgtGGAGACTGACCATTCAGGGTCAGGGGTCACTGAGAGGGAAATTGACTATCCAGTCTAAGGgtcaggggtcagtgagagggaggaactgaccaTCCAGGGTAAGGGGTCAGTGTGAGAGGTATTGACTATCCAGTCCTTGGGgtcaggggacagtgagaggggggaactgaccatcctgggtcaggagtcagtgagagggagattgactaTCCATTCCTTAGGgtcaggggtcagtgagaggggggaACTGACCATCCAGTCCCTGGGTCAGGGGTCATGGAAACATCAAATGTAATCTGTTTGCCCATTCACGTCTCGTCAACTCCCACCCTGTGCAAGATCCAACATTTcaacctctctttttctctctctctctctctctctcagcctctctcactctctctttctctgagcctctctctctctctcgctctctgtctgagcctctccccctctctctgagcctatcactctgtctctctctctctgagaccctctctctctctctctctctatctatctctgagcctctcgctctcactttctctgagcctctctctctctctctctctctctctctctctctctctctctctctctctctctctctctctctctgagcctctctcactctctctttctctgaccctctctctctctgagcctttctctctctctctcgttctctctctgagcctctccccctctctctgagcctatcactctgtctctctctctctctgagaccctctctctctctctatctatctctgagcctctcgctctcactttctctgagcctctctctctctctctcactttctctgagcctctctctctctctctttcagcctctctcgctctctctctatctatctctgagcctctctgtctctgtctctgtctctctctctgagtctctctgtctctgtctctctctctctctctctgagcctctctgtctctcgctctctctctctctgagcctctctctctctctctctctatctatctctgagcctctctctctcactttctctgagcctctctctctctgaacttctctctctctctctctgagcctctctctctctctgagcctctctctctctctgagcctctctctatctctttgtgtctctctctgtatctctctctgtctctgtctctctctctctgtctctctctctctgtctctctgagcctctctctctctctctctctctctctctctctctctctctctgagcctctctcactctctctttctctgaccctctctctctctgagcctttctctctctctctcgttctctctctgagcctctccccctctctctgagcctatcactctgtctctctctctctctgagaccctctctctctatctatctctgagcctctcgctctcactttctctgagcctctctctctctctctctcactttctctgagcctctctctctctctctttcagcctctctcgctctctctctatctatctctgagcctctctgtctctgtctctgtctctctctctgagtctctctgtctctgtctctctctctctctctctgagcctctctgtctctcgctctctctctctctgagcctctctctctctctctatctatctctgagcctctctctctcactttctctgagcctctctctctctctgaacttctctctctctctctgagcctctctctctctctgagcctctctctatctctttgtgtctctctctgtatctgtctctgtctctgtctctctctctctgtctctctctctgtctctctgagcctctctctctctctctctctatctatctctgagcctctctctctcactttctctgagcctctctctctctctgaacttctctctctctgagcctctctctctctctgagcctctctatctctctctctgtctccctctctctgtttctgtctgtctctctctctctctctctctctctgtctctgtctatctctctctctctgtctcagtctctctccctgtctctcactctctatgtttctctctgtctctctctctctgtttagtttagtttagtttagagatacagcactgaaacaggcccttcggcccaccgagtctgtgccgaccatcaaccacccatttatactaatcctacactaatcccatattcctaccaaacatccccacctgtccctatatatttccctaccacctacctatactaatgacaatttataatggccaatttacctatcaacctgcaagtcttttggcttgtgggaggaaaccggagcacccggaggaaacccacacagtcacagggagaacttgcaaactctacacaggcagtacccagaatcgaagccgggtcgctggagctgtgaggctgcagtgctaaccactgcgccactgtgccgccccctccgtctctctccgtttctctctctccgtctctctctctccgtcactctctgtctctctctttctgtctctcgctctctgtgtgtctctctctctctgtctctcgctctctctgtctctgtctctctttgcctctctctcagtttctctctttgtgtctctctctgtctctctctccctctgtctctctctctctctctttctgtctctcgctctctctctctgtgtctctctctctctgtctctctctctctctgtctctctctctctgtctctctctctgtctctctgtctcactctctctctctctgtctcactctctctctctctctctctctctctgtctctctctctctgtctctctctctgtctttctctctctctgtctttctctctgtccctctctctgtccctctctctctctctgtctctcgctctctctctgactgtctctctctctctttctgtcgctctctctctgcgtctctctctgtctctgtctctgtctgtctgtctgtctctctctctctgtctctctctctctctctctgtctctgtctgtctgtctctctctctctctgtctctgtctgtctgtctctctctctgtctctctctctgtctctctctctgtctctctctctctctctgtctctgtctgtctgtctgtctctctctctctctgtctctctctctctctctctctctctctctgtctctgtctgtctctctctctctctctctgtctctgtctgtctctctctctctctctctctgtctctgtctgtctctctctctctctctctctgtctctctctctctgtctctgtctgtctgtctctctctctgtctctctctctgtctctctctctgtctctctctctgtctctctgtctcactctctctctctctgtctcactctctctctctctctctctctctgtctctctctctcactgtctctctctctctctctctctctctctctctctctctcactgtctctgtctctctctctgtctttctgtctctctccctctctgtctctctgtctcactctctctctctctgtctcactctctctctctctctctctctcactgtctctctctctcactgtctctctctctctctctctctctcactgtctctgtctctctctctgtctttctgtctctctccctctctgtctctctctctctgtctctctctctctctctctctctctgtctcactctctctctctctctctctctctgtctctctctctcactgtctctctctctctctctcactgtctctgtctctctctctgtctttctgtctctctccctctctgtctctctctctctgtctctctctctctgtctctctctctctctctgtccctctctgtcccactctctaacTTGCATCCTCTGCCTCCATTACCTCCTTCAGATCTTCGTAGAAGAGAAAGAGAATTCGATGTTTTTCCTtcgcttcccaccatcccttcacgTAATCATACCAAGAACCCCAGGCCACTGAAACACAGAACGTTTAGACACAGTAAGATCCCATTGTGTTTCTCCCTGCTCCCGAAACAGGATCAGTACAACTGGAGCAGACACAAaccagggacagtgtagagggagctttactctgtatctaacccccatactgtacctgtcctgggagtgtttgatggggacagtgtagagggagctttactctgtatctaacccccgtactgtacctgtcctgggagtgtttgatgaggacagtgtagagggagctttactctgtatctaacccccgtactgtacctgtcctgggagtgtttgatgaggacagtgtagagggagctttactctgtatctaacccccgtactgtacctgtcctgggagtgtttgatggggacagtgtagagggagctttactctgtgtctaacccccgtactgtacctgtcctgggagtgtttgatgaggacagtgtagagggagctttactctgtatctaacccccgtactgtacctgtcctgggagtgtttgatgggggacagtgtagagggatctttactctatatctaacccccgtactgtacctgtcctgggagtgtttgatggggacagtgtagagggagctttactctgtgtctaacccccgtactgtacctgtcctgggagtgtttgatgaggacagtgtagagggagctttactctgtatctaacccccgtactgtacctgtcctgggagtgttcgatgtggacagtgtagagggagctttactctgtatctaacccccgtactgtacctgtcctgggagtgtttgatgggggacagtgtagagggagctttactctgtatctaacccccgtactggacctgtcctgggagtgtttgatggggacagtgtagagggtgctttactctgtatctaacccccgtactgtacctgtcctgggagtgtttgatgggggacagtgtagagggagctttcctctgtatctaacccccgtactgtacctgtcctgggagtgtttgatgtggacagtgtagagggagctttactctgtatctaacccccgtactgtatctgtcctggggagtgtttgatgggggacagtgtagagggagctttactctgtgtctaacccccgtactgtacctgtcctgggagtgtttgatgggggacagtgtagagggagctttactctgtatctaacccccgtactgtatctgtcctggggagtgtttgatgggggacagtgtagagggagctttactctgtatctaacccccatactgtacctgtcctgggagtgtttgatgggggacagtgtagagggagctttactctgtatctaacccccgtactgtacctgtcctgggagtgtttgatggggacagtgtagagggagctttactctgtatctaacccccgtactgtacctgtcctgggagtgtttgatggggacagtgtagagggagctttactctgtatctaacccccgtactgtacctgtcctgggagtgtttgatgggggactgtgtagagggatctttactctgtatctaacccccgtactgtacctgctctGTTCAGTGACAGTTTGTGTCAGGAGTTTAAATCCCACCTTGTCCATCCTTGAACATTTGCAGGAATTCCTGCCAGCCTCCGGGCTCAGGCATCACCCGGTCCATCCGATGGAAGTGAAAGTAAGAAACGAGGTTGTCCTTTGCATTCCGAGCAACCGTTATCACCTGGAAGCAGGGAGGAGAAGATCCCATGAGTGAATTCCCGCTGTCTTTTCCATGCCGGGCATACCCACCAAATAATAggatctccctctgcccccccgcCCCATCTCTGTCCTCCCATTCCTAATCCCAGTGTAGCCCCTTTACACACTCTGATATCCCTCCCATAATGGAGGAGGCCCTACCCTTTaaaattcttcaaaactccagggaatatcggcccgttcgactcgatctctcctcacaggccaatcccctcatcccaggaaccagtctagtgaaccttcgttacaATCCCTCTCggacaactatatccttccttaggtaaggagaccaaaactggactcagtactccaggtgtggtctcaccaatgccctgtataattgtagtgagGAGTCCGACAGttcagagactgagggagagggggagggagtcccTCAGTTTGGAGGCTGAGGGAACGAATGAGTTAGTGTTGGAGATGGTGCGAGGGGTGTGGAGTTGAACACGGTGAGGGGGGGAGGGATGAAGGGTTAGCCCGGGGGTGGGGGAGCTGGTCAAAGAGGAGTCTGTCGGGTCCTGTACCTTGCAGTCCTGTTCCCAGACGGATTTCGGGATCAATTGAATGGGGAGGTGGGTCTTAATCATCCTGGGAGACGACAGTTTCTCAATTCGTTCAAGACCTGAAATGAGATGGAGATGTTACGAGCTCCCAGTGTTACAGTGCAAGAATCCTGTTCATATTTTACCATCCAATAGTATTTCCCACTCTCCCCGGGGTAGGGGCCCCACCTCgtacaccgactctccccggggtacgggtcccccaccgacaccgactctccccggggtacgggtcccccaccgacaccgactctccccggggtaggggtcccacctcggacaccgactctccccggggtacgggtcccccaccgacaccgactctccccggggtacgggtcccccaccgacaccgactctccccagggtacAGTTCCCCCACGAGCActcactctccccggggtacggatcccccacagacactgactctccccggggtacgggtcccccacggacaccgactctccccagggtacAGTTCCCCCAcgagcaccgactctccccggggtacggttcccacatgggcactgactctccccggggtacggatcCCCCATgagcactgactctccccggggtatggTTCCCCCATgagcactgactctccccggggtatggTTCCCCCATgtgcactgactctccccggggtatggTTCCCCCATgagcactgactctccccggggtatggTTCCCCCATgtgcactgactctccccggggtatggTTCCCCCATgagcactgactctccccggggtatggTTCCCCCATgtgcactgactctccccggggtatggTTCCCCCATgagcactgactctccccggggtacgggtccccacggacactgactctccccggggtacgggtcccccacagacaccgactctccccggggtacgggtcccccacagacaccgactctccccggggtacgggtctcccacgggcaccgactctccccggggtatggttcccccatgggcaccgactctccccggggtacgggtcccccaccaacaccgactctccccggggtacggatcccccacagacaccgactctccccggggtacgggtcccccacgagcactgactctccccggggtacgggtcacc
The sequence above is a segment of the Heterodontus francisci isolate sHetFra1 unplaced genomic scaffold, sHetFra1.hap1 HAP1_SCAFFOLD_1261, whole genome shotgun sequence genome. Coding sequences within it:
- the LOC137361245 gene encoding sulfotransferase 1C2-like, producing MALNYHPEIEDVKPGRPQLKHVQGVAFPDWVADNWQQVQQFQAKPGDLLIATYPKAGTTWIQQIVDLINCNGDVEMCNRAPIHHRIPFLEFFAYGSSGLERIEKLSSPRMIKTHLPIQLIPKSVWEQDCKVITVARNAKDNLVSYFHFHRMDRVMPEPGGWQEFLQMFKDGQVAWGSWYDYVKGWWEAKEKHRILFLFYEDLKENPRREILKVAKFMEKVLEEDVVEKIVHLSSFSAMKDNPMANYSTVPLTVMDQTISRFMRKGEVGDWKNHFTIAQNEAFVEHYEREMAESSLKFREVL